The proteins below are encoded in one region of Parvicella tangerina:
- a CDS encoding ArnT family glycosyltransferase yields MKKEKRSAGKMVFEQFIVLSNTMSSVGNKIKQSLFFRGNRSDSLVIYGTLLLILVKLILFPFTQTVDADAVSRTLISYNWLKNPHFITDSVWAPLHFYLNGAVMWITGSIEDGPRILNIFLSGLMIIPFYFFVKREFNEQGAVYSAALVALSPVIFRNSFQALSGTPYLFFLAMGLFFFSRALRSSSFKFYVIAGLSITLAAGFRYEAWIIIAVFTLIGIIRKQWKGTAVFWGVAMIVPAGWMLIGQVYHGDFLYGVNGAYGWNIEQMDVNANVNDTERLKRLFFFPMSWFLAVSPILAWVIIVSFIRKTIKKAYSLQQFLWLLPLAVIGLAFLVKAQDGTLLLQHRFTGSLVLLSAPLLATVLDVKSKRFSKPLMFLAVLLILPQSYFWYRVNLDEWPPMSRQIKSVIKDIQLSTGPETLPLPQIDNPLLTGGLEAVKNNWNKEDGLILDFFGWTETYYFALQYPKADPFIFPGAKNDVFPTEKYLNYVLTHPKGKLVMHCASNHQEFVTITSCRFTLNGHSEVSLRIESLYNEKGFQVYEYQLAQDQEFVDDIADEVCFSSGSVAYFESKAYFNVQLKESAKRLARKESISLEAGIHKLAEELAEKYKKGEIEL; encoded by the coding sequence ATGAAGAAGGAAAAAAGATCGGCTGGAAAGATGGTTTTCGAGCAATTTATTGTATTATCAAATACAATGTCTTCAGTAGGAAATAAGATTAAGCAGTCGCTATTTTTCAGAGGAAACAGATCTGATTCTTTAGTCATTTACGGCACGCTGTTGCTGATTCTTGTAAAACTAATCTTGTTTCCGTTCACGCAAACTGTTGATGCAGATGCGGTCAGTAGAACATTGATTTCTTATAACTGGCTCAAGAATCCACACTTCATTACAGACAGTGTGTGGGCGCCTTTACACTTTTATTTGAACGGAGCAGTGATGTGGATTACGGGATCAATTGAAGATGGACCAAGAATACTGAACATCTTCTTGTCTGGTTTGATGATCATTCCGTTCTATTTTTTTGTGAAGCGCGAGTTCAATGAACAAGGTGCAGTGTATAGTGCTGCATTGGTTGCGCTTAGTCCGGTTATCTTCAGAAATAGCTTTCAAGCCTTGTCAGGAACACCTTATTTATTCTTTCTGGCAATGGGCTTATTTTTCTTTTCAAGAGCATTGCGATCATCCTCTTTTAAATTCTACGTTATAGCTGGGTTGAGTATCACATTGGCCGCAGGCTTTCGTTACGAGGCTTGGATTATAATAGCGGTCTTCACATTGATTGGAATTATCAGAAAACAATGGAAGGGAACGGCTGTTTTTTGGGGAGTTGCAATGATTGTTCCAGCAGGTTGGATGCTAATCGGTCAAGTCTACCATGGCGACTTCTTATATGGTGTTAACGGTGCTTATGGTTGGAATATTGAGCAAATGGACGTGAATGCCAATGTAAATGATACGGAGCGATTGAAAAGACTGTTCTTCTTTCCAATGTCTTGGTTTTTGGCAGTTTCGCCTATTCTCGCATGGGTAATTATTGTTTCATTTATAAGAAAGACGATAAAGAAGGCATACTCCCTTCAGCAGTTTTTATGGTTACTTCCTCTTGCTGTAATAGGGTTGGCTTTCTTAGTAAAAGCACAAGACGGAACATTATTGTTGCAGCACAGGTTCACGGGTAGTTTAGTGCTTTTAAGTGCGCCACTGTTGGCTACTGTACTTGATGTGAAGTCAAAAAGATTTTCAAAACCTTTAATGTTTTTGGCCGTTTTGTTAATCCTACCTCAGTCTTATTTTTGGTACCGGGTAAATTTGGACGAGTGGCCACCAATGAGTAGGCAAATTAAGTCTGTTATTAAGGATATTCAGTTGTCCACTGGGCCAGAGACCTTGCCGCTTCCTCAGATTGATAACCCACTGCTAACTGGTGGTTTGGAAGCAGTTAAAAATAACTGGAATAAAGAGGACGGCTTAATACTTGACTTTTTCGGATGGACAGAGACGTATTATTTTGCGTTGCAGTATCCCAAGGCTGATCCATTTATTTTTCCAGGTGCAAAAAATGATGTCTTTCCAACAGAAAAATATCTCAATTATGTGTTAACTCACCCCAAAGGAAAACTTGTAATGCATTGCGCATCTAATCATCAGGAATTTGTTACCATTACTTCTTGTCGTTTCACGTTGAACGGTCATTCTGAAGTAAGCTTGCGGATAGAGTCGTTGTACAACGAGAAGGGTTTTCAGGTTTATGAATACCAACTTGCTCAAGATCAGGAGTTCGTAGATGATATCGCTGATGAAGTTTGTTTTTCTTCGGGCTCGGTAGCTTATTTTGAGTCAAAAGCATACTTTAATGTGCAATTGAAGGAGAGTGCAAAACGTTTGGCAAGGAAAGAGAGTATATCATTGGAAGCAGGTATTCATAAACTGGCAGAGGAACTAGCTGAAAAGTATAAAAAAGGAGAAATAGAATTATAG
- a CDS encoding glycosyltransferase family 39 protein, whose amino-acid sequence MLKLKAKYSLAALLLILISLYTYRFTHVIEKELSWDVLGYYLPLPATVIYDDPLMDDRTWIEEINEEKDLTGTLYQISSNDEGEPMYFFFFGMGMMFSLFFFMGHLSAWVFDIPMDGFSYPYIIWMVIGGVVFTTIGLIYFRKVLLHFFKDKQVALLLLIFAFGTNVVQHLNIKNLETVNVLFMWVCIILWNTIKWHETHRLKNLLIIGAGVMMMCLIKPSEVFVIFIPLLYGVTSKQKLKEKWQLILKYKVQFYWTIGLAFLLFIPQLSYWLYKTGQVYYDTYKNPGVGLDIFSPHIIDSLFSYKKGWFVYTPVILLNLIGLVFMYRRNRGLFYAGFTYFFLSFYIITSWTEWWYGAAYSNRPLIVTYPILFLGLGYVFQFLTERKKLLLNVGVGLFIVLCTALNLFQWWQMRVGILDPYRTTKAYYWATFLQTEMNPEWEELKSIKRDFTGAMIFDNKENYNEEVFFVENFDDGTYTEENIKIEEGRALIPKEKEFALTFAFPYEKISDKDHVWFNISFDIIGNNYTKEVLPCFIYTMNRKEGDYGYKGPELQVHNDSVTHFSFDYLTPEIRDESDAFKFFFWNRAKGSFFVDNLKVLKYEEKD is encoded by the coding sequence ATGCTGAAACTAAAAGCTAAATATTCACTTGCAGCACTACTTCTGATACTGATCAGCTTGTATACTTATCGTTTTACGCATGTCATAGAAAAAGAATTATCCTGGGATGTGCTTGGTTACTATCTTCCTTTACCAGCAACAGTAATCTATGATGATCCATTAATGGACGATAGAACCTGGATAGAGGAGATCAATGAAGAAAAAGACTTAACGGGAACGTTATATCAGATATCTTCGAATGACGAAGGTGAACCAATGTACTTTTTCTTCTTTGGAATGGGGATGATGTTTTCACTCTTCTTTTTTATGGGGCATCTGTCTGCATGGGTGTTCGATATTCCGATGGACGGTTTTAGTTACCCATATATCATTTGGATGGTAATTGGAGGGGTCGTTTTTACGACTATAGGATTAATCTATTTCCGAAAGGTCCTCTTACACTTTTTTAAGGATAAGCAGGTTGCTTTACTGTTGTTGATATTCGCATTTGGAACCAACGTTGTTCAGCATCTAAATATTAAAAACTTAGAAACCGTCAATGTACTTTTCATGTGGGTATGCATCATCTTGTGGAATACCATAAAGTGGCACGAGACACATCGCTTGAAGAACTTGCTGATTATTGGAGCAGGAGTCATGATGATGTGTCTGATCAAGCCTAGCGAGGTCTTCGTGATCTTTATTCCCTTATTATATGGTGTTACTTCTAAGCAAAAATTAAAAGAAAAATGGCAGTTAATTCTAAAGTACAAGGTCCAATTCTACTGGACTATTGGATTAGCTTTTTTACTTTTTATACCTCAGCTGTCCTATTGGTTATACAAGACTGGACAGGTGTATTATGATACCTACAAAAATCCAGGAGTCGGTCTTGATATCTTTAGTCCTCATATTATCGATTCTCTTTTTAGTTATAAAAAAGGGTGGTTTGTTTATACACCAGTGATTTTGCTCAATCTGATTGGTTTAGTATTCATGTACAGGAGGAATAGAGGATTGTTTTATGCTGGGTTTACCTATTTTTTCTTGTCATTTTACATTATTACGAGTTGGACGGAGTGGTGGTATGGAGCAGCATACTCAAATAGACCACTCATCGTAACTTATCCGATCCTGTTTCTTGGGTTGGGTTATGTTTTTCAATTTCTCACTGAACGAAAAAAGTTGTTGTTAAATGTTGGCGTAGGCTTATTTATTGTTTTGTGTACAGCTTTAAACCTGTTCCAGTGGTGGCAGATGCGAGTGGGGATTTTGGATCCGTATCGAACAACTAAGGCGTACTATTGGGCAACCTTTTTGCAAACAGAAATGAATCCAGAATGGGAAGAACTTAAGTCGATTAAAAGAGACTTTACGGGGGCTATGATCTTTGACAATAAAGAAAACTATAACGAAGAGGTGTTTTTTGTAGAGAATTTTGATGATGGCACGTACACTGAAGAAAATATAAAGATAGAGGAGGGGAGAGCTTTAATACCTAAAGAGAAAGAATTTGCATTAACCTTTGCATTCCCTTACGAAAAGATCTCAGATAAAGATCACGTTTGGTTTAATATCTCCTTTGATATCATTGGGAATAATTATACAAAAGAAGTGCTTCCTTGCTTTATTTATACCATGAATAGAAAAGAAGGAGATTACGGGTATAAAGGCCCCGAGCTACAAGTTCATAACGACTCCGTAACTCATTTTTCATTTGATTATCTTACCCCTGAGATTCGGGATGAAAGTGACGCTTTTAAGTTCTTTTTCTGGAATAGAGCGAAGGGGAGTTTCTTTGTGGATAACTTGAAGGTACTCAAATATGAGGAGAAAGATTAA